Proteins encoded together in one Pseudomonas sp. ADAK13 window:
- the glmU gene encoding bifunctional UDP-N-acetylglucosamine diphosphorylase/glucosamine-1-phosphate N-acetyltransferase GlmU produces MSLEIVILAAGQGTRMRSALPKVLHPVAGNSMLGHVIHSARQLDPQRIHVVIGHGADVVRERLAADDLNFVLQDKQLGTGHATAQAVPFIQADTVLILYGDVPLIEVETLQRLLKHVVPGQMGLLTVELDDPTGYGRIVRNADGKVAAIVEHKDASEAQRAITEGNTGILAVPADRLADWMSRLSNNNAQGEYYLTDVIEMAVSDGLVVATEQPHDPMEVQGANDRKQLAELERHYQLREGRRLMALGVTLRDPARFDVRGDVTVGRDVLIDINVILEGRVVIEDGVVIGPNCVIKDSTLRQGVVIKANSHIDGAVMGEGSDAGPFARLRPGSVLGARAHVGNFVELKNAQMGDDAKAGHLAYLGDAVIGARTNIGAGAITCNYDGANKYQTTIGEDVFIGSNNSLIAPVTIGDGSNTAAGSTINQDVDKSQLAVARARQRNIDGWKRPVKIKKT; encoded by the coding sequence ATGTCTCTCGAAATCGTAATTCTTGCCGCAGGCCAGGGCACCCGCATGCGTTCGGCCCTGCCCAAGGTGCTGCACCCGGTTGCCGGCAACTCCATGCTTGGCCATGTTATCCACAGCGCCCGGCAGCTTGATCCACAGCGCATTCATGTGGTGATCGGCCACGGTGCCGATGTGGTGCGTGAGCGGCTGGCAGCGGACGACTTGAATTTCGTATTGCAGGACAAGCAATTGGGTACCGGCCACGCCACCGCGCAAGCCGTGCCGTTCATCCAGGCCGATACCGTGCTGATCCTCTACGGTGACGTGCCGCTGATCGAAGTGGAAACCTTGCAGCGCCTGCTCAAACACGTCGTGCCTGGCCAGATGGGCCTGCTCACTGTTGAGCTGGACGACCCGACCGGCTACGGCCGCATCGTGCGCAACGCTGACGGAAAGGTTGCCGCCATCGTCGAGCATAAAGACGCCAGCGAAGCCCAGCGTGCCATCACCGAAGGCAACACCGGGATCCTCGCGGTGCCGGCCGATCGCCTGGCGGACTGGATGAGCCGCCTGTCCAACAACAACGCCCAGGGCGAGTACTACCTGACCGACGTCATCGAGATGGCCGTCAGCGATGGCCTGGTGGTCGCCACCGAGCAGCCCCACGACCCGATGGAAGTGCAGGGCGCCAACGACCGCAAGCAACTGGCCGAGCTGGAGCGCCACTATCAATTGCGTGAAGGCCGCCGCCTGATGGCGTTGGGCGTGACGCTACGTGATCCGGCACGTTTCGACGTGCGGGGTGATGTCACGGTGGGCCGCGACGTGCTGATCGATATCAACGTGATTCTCGAAGGCCGTGTGGTCATTGAAGATGGCGTGGTCATCGGCCCGAACTGCGTGATCAAGGACAGCACCCTGCGCCAAGGCGTGGTGATCAAGGCCAACAGCCATATCGACGGCGCCGTGATGGGCGAGGGCAGTGACGCGGGTCCATTCGCGCGTCTGCGTCCGGGCAGCGTGCTGGGGGCCAGGGCCCATGTGGGTAACTTTGTAGAACTGAAAAACGCACAGATGGGCGATGACGCCAAGGCCGGGCACCTGGCCTACCTCGGTGATGCGGTGATTGGGGCGCGCACCAATATCGGCGCCGGCGCTATTACCTGTAACTACGATGGCGCCAACAAGTACCAGACGACCATTGGCGAAGACGTGTTTATTGGCTCCAACAACTCGTTGATTGCACCCGTCACCATTGGTGATGGTTCAAACACTGCGGCAGGCTCAACCATCAACCAGGATGTGGATAAGTCCCAACTGGCGGTTGCCCGCGCCCGCCAGCGCAACATCGACGGCTGGAAGCGCCCGGTCAAAATCAAAAAGACCTGA
- the atpE gene encoding F0F1 ATP synthase subunit C, which translates to METVVGLTAIAVALLIGLGALGTAIGFGLLGGKFLEGAARQPEMVPMLQVKMFIVAGLLDAVTMIGVGIALFFTFANPFVGQLAG; encoded by the coding sequence ATGGAAACTGTAGTTGGTCTAACCGCTATCGCTGTTGCACTGTTGATCGGCCTGGGCGCCCTGGGTACTGCCATTGGTTTCGGCCTGCTGGGCGGCAAGTTCCTGGAAGGCGCAGCGCGTCAGCCAGAAATGGTTCCAATGCTGCAAGTTAAAATGTTCATCGTCGCCGGCCTGCTCGACGCCGTGACCATGATCGGTGTTGGTATCGCTCTGTTCTTCACCTTCGCGAACCCCTTCGTTGGTCAACTCGCCGGTTAA
- the atpG gene encoding F0F1 ATP synthase subunit gamma, which translates to MAGAKEIRSKIASIKSTQKITSAMEKVAVSKMRKAQMRMAASRPYAERIRQVIGHLANANPEYRHPFMIDREVKRVGYVVVSSDRGLCGGLNTNLFKALVKDMAVNREKGVEIDLCVVGSKGAAFFRNFGGNVVAAISHLGEEPSINDLIGSVKVMLDAYLEGRIDRLSVVSNKFINTMTQQPTVEQLIPLVATPEQELKHHWDYLYEPDAKELLDGLMVRYVESQVYQAVVENNAAEQAARMIAMKNATDNAGDLISDLQLIYNKARQAAITQEISEIVGGAAAV; encoded by the coding sequence ATGGCAGGCGCAAAAGAGATTCGCAGTAAGATTGCGAGCATCAAAAGCACGCAAAAGATCACCAGCGCCATGGAAAAAGTGGCGGTCAGCAAAATGCGCAAGGCACAAATGCGCATGGCTGCTAGCCGTCCCTACGCGGAGCGTATCCGCCAGGTTATTGGTCATCTGGCCAACGCCAACCCGGAATATCGCCACCCGTTCATGATCGATCGCGAAGTAAAGCGCGTCGGTTATGTCGTGGTGAGCAGTGACCGTGGTTTGTGCGGTGGTTTGAATACCAACCTGTTCAAGGCCCTGGTCAAGGACATGGCGGTAAACCGCGAAAAAGGCGTCGAGATCGATCTGTGTGTGGTCGGTAGCAAGGGTGCGGCCTTTTTCCGCAACTTCGGCGGTAACGTCGTTGCAGCTATCAGCCACCTGGGTGAAGAACCGTCGATCAATGATTTGATCGGCAGCGTCAAAGTGATGCTGGATGCATACCTGGAAGGCCGGATTGACCGCCTGTCCGTGGTATCCAACAAGTTCATCAACACCATGACGCAACAGCCTACCGTGGAGCAGTTGATTCCATTGGTGGCCACCCCGGAACAAGAACTCAAGCACCACTGGGACTACCTCTACGAACCAGACGCCAAAGAGCTGCTTGACGGCTTGATGGTGCGCTACGTGGAGTCGCAGGTGTACCAGGCGGTGGTCGAGAACAACGCGGCTGAACAAGCTGCGCGGATGATCGCGATGAAGAACGCTACCGACAACGCCGGTGATTTGATCAGCGATTTGCAGCTGATCTACAACAAGGCGCGTCAGGCTGCGATCACCCAAGAGATCTCGGAAATCGTCGGCGGCGCTGCCGCGGTTTAA
- the atpA gene encoding F0F1 ATP synthase subunit alpha: protein MQQLNPSEISEIIKGRIDKLDVTSQARNEGTVVSVSDGIVRIHGLADVMYGEMIEFPGGVYGMALNLEQDSVGAVVLGSYQTLAEGMSAKCTGRILEVPVGKELLGRVVDALGNPVDGKGPLNNTETDAVEKVAPGVIWRKSVDQPVQTGYKAVDAMIPVGRGQRELIIGDRQIGKTALAIDAIINQKDSGIFCVYVAIGQKQSTIANVVRKLEENGALANTIVVAASASESAALQFLAPYSGCTMGEYFRDRGEDALIVYDDLSKQAVAYRQISLLLRRPPGREAYPGDVFYLHSRLLERASRVSEEYVEKFTNGAVTGKTGSLTALPIIETQAGDVSAFVPTNVISITDGQIFLESAMFNSGIRPAVNAGVSVSRVGGAAQTKIIKKLSGGIRTALAQYRELAAFAQFASDLDEATRKQLEHGQRVTELMKQKQYAPMSIADMALSLYAAERGFLTDVEITKVGSFEQALIAYFNRDHAELMAKINVKGDFNDDIDAGIKAGIEKFKATQTW, encoded by the coding sequence ATGCAGCAACTCAATCCTTCCGAAATAAGTGAAATTATCAAGGGCCGCATCGACAAGCTCGATGTGACCTCCCAAGCCCGTAACGAAGGCACTGTCGTCAGCGTATCTGACGGCATCGTGCGGATTCACGGTCTGGCCGACGTAATGTACGGCGAGATGATCGAGTTTCCGGGCGGCGTCTACGGTATGGCCCTCAACCTGGAGCAAGACTCTGTAGGTGCCGTTGTATTGGGCTCCTACCAGACTCTGGCTGAAGGCATGAGCGCCAAGTGCACAGGCCGCATCCTGGAAGTTCCGGTGGGTAAGGAACTGCTGGGTCGCGTTGTCGACGCACTGGGTAACCCAGTTGACGGCAAAGGTCCGCTGAACAACACCGAGACCGATGCGGTCGAGAAAGTTGCTCCAGGCGTGATCTGGCGTAAGTCGGTAGACCAGCCTGTACAGACTGGCTACAAGGCTGTCGATGCCATGATTCCTGTCGGCCGTGGCCAGCGTGAGCTGATCATCGGTGACCGTCAGATCGGTAAAACCGCTCTGGCGATCGACGCGATCATCAACCAGAAAGACAGCGGGATTTTCTGCGTCTACGTAGCCATCGGTCAGAAACAATCGACCATCGCCAACGTGGTTCGCAAGCTGGAAGAAAACGGCGCCCTGGCTAACACCATCGTCGTGGCCGCCAGTGCTTCCGAATCCGCTGCACTTCAGTTCCTGGCACCGTACTCCGGTTGCACCATGGGCGAATACTTCCGCGACCGCGGTGAAGACGCGCTGATCGTTTATGACGATCTGTCCAAGCAAGCAGTGGCTTACCGCCAGATTTCCCTGCTGCTGCGCCGTCCACCAGGCCGTGAAGCTTACCCAGGCGACGTGTTCTATCTCCACTCCCGTCTGCTGGAGCGCGCATCCCGCGTTTCGGAAGAATACGTAGAGAAGTTCACCAACGGCGCAGTGACCGGCAAAACCGGTTCCCTGACCGCATTGCCGATCATCGAAACCCAGGCTGGCGACGTTTCCGCGTTCGTTCCGACCAACGTGATTTCCATCACCGACGGTCAGATCTTCCTGGAATCGGCCATGTTCAACTCCGGGATCCGTCCTGCAGTGAACGCCGGTGTTTCGGTATCCCGTGTGGGTGGTGCCGCTCAGACCAAGATCATCAAGAAGCTCTCCGGTGGTATCCGTACCGCTCTGGCTCAGTACCGTGAACTGGCGGCATTCGCCCAGTTCGCTTCTGACCTGGACGAAGCGACCCGTAAGCAACTTGAGCATGGTCAGCGCGTTACCGAGCTGATGAAGCAGAAGCAATACGCACCAATGTCGATCGCTGACATGGCGCTGTCGCTGTATGCCGCTGAGCGTGGGTTCCTGACCGACGTTGAAATCACCAAGGTCGGCAGCTTCGAACAAGCGCTGATTGCTTACTTCAACCGCGATCACGCCGAATTGATGGCGAAGATCAACGTGAAGGGTGACTTCAATGACGACATCGACGCTGGCATCAAAGCCGGTATCGAGAAGTTCAAGGCCACCCAAACCTGGTAA
- a CDS encoding F0F1 ATP synthase subunit B, whose amino-acid sequence MNINATIIGQSLAFLIFVVFCMKFVWPPVIAALHERQKKIADGLDAAARAARDLELAQDKAGQQLREAKAQAAEIIEQAKKRGNQIVEEAVEKARIDADRVKVQAQAEIEQELNGVKDALRAQLGALAVGGAEKILGATIDQNAHAELVNKLAAEI is encoded by the coding sequence GTGAACATTAATGCAACCATTATTGGTCAGTCCTTAGCGTTCTTGATTTTTGTAGTTTTCTGCATGAAGTTCGTATGGCCTCCGGTCATCGCGGCTTTGCACGAACGTCAGAAGAAGATCGCAGACGGACTGGACGCTGCCGCACGAGCAGCTCGCGACCTGGAGTTGGCCCAAGATAAAGCGGGTCAGCAACTGCGCGAAGCGAAAGCTCAGGCAGCTGAAATCATTGAGCAAGCCAAGAAACGCGGTAACCAGATCGTTGAAGAGGCTGTTGAAAAAGCCCGTATCGACGCTGACCGTGTGAAGGTTCAGGCTCAAGCCGAGATCGAGCAGGAACTGAACGGTGTCAAAGATGCGCTGCGTGCCCAACTGGGTGCTCTGGCCGTCGGCGGTGCTGAGAAGATCCTGGGTGCCACAATCGATCAAAACGCGCACGCGGAGCTGGTAAACAAACTGGCTGCTGAAATTTAA
- a CDS encoding F0F1 ATP synthase subunit I, translating to METRTPNTLPFHRLAVFPVLVAQFVILLIASLALWYWYGVVAGYSGLCGGLIALLPNMYFAHRAFRFSGARAAQAIVRSFYAGEAGKLILTAVLFALTFAGVKPLAPLAVFGVFVLTQLVSWFAPLLMKTRLSKP from the coding sequence ATGGAAACCCGCACGCCAAACACGTTGCCGTTCCATCGCTTGGCCGTTTTCCCGGTTTTAGTGGCTCAATTTGTCATTTTACTGATCGCCTCTTTGGCGCTCTGGTATTGGTATGGAGTCGTAGCCGGATACTCAGGACTCTGCGGAGGCCTGATAGCCTTGCTGCCCAATATGTATTTTGCTCACAGGGCCTTTCGGTTTTCCGGCGCCCGAGCAGCCCAGGCTATCGTCCGGTCTTTTTATGCCGGCGAGGCGGGGAAACTGATTTTGACGGCAGTGCTGTTTGCACTGACCTTTGCAGGTGTGAAGCCATTGGCGCCGCTGGCTGTATTCGGCGTCTTCGTGTTGACCCAACTGGTCAGCTGGTTCGCTCCCCTGCTAATGAAAACAAGACTTTCGAAACCTTAG
- the atpB gene encoding F0F1 ATP synthase subunit A encodes MAETTASGYIQHHLQNLTFGQLPNGGWGFAHSAAEAKEMGFWAFHLDTLGWSVALGLIFVLIFRMAAKKATSGQPGALQNFVEVLVEFVDGSVRDSFHGRSAVIAPLALTIFVWVFLMNAVDLIPVDWIPQLAILISGDQHIPFRAVSTTDPNATLGMALSVFALIIFYSIKIKGIGGFIGELTLHPFGSKNIFVQALLIPVNFLLEFVTLVAKPISLALRLFGNMYAGELVFILIAVMFGSGLLWLSGLGIVLQWAWAVFHILIITLQAFIFMMLTIVYLSMAHEENH; translated from the coding sequence ATGGCAGAAACAACCGCTTCGGGCTATATCCAGCACCACTTGCAGAACCTGACCTTCGGTCAGCTTCCCAACGGCGGCTGGGGCTTTGCCCACTCCGCAGCAGAAGCCAAAGAAATGGGCTTCTGGGCATTCCACCTGGATACACTGGGCTGGTCTGTCGCATTGGGTCTGATCTTCGTCCTGATTTTCCGCATGGCGGCGAAGAAGGCGACTTCCGGTCAGCCAGGTGCTTTGCAGAACTTCGTTGAAGTATTGGTCGAATTCGTCGATGGCAGCGTGCGGGACAGCTTCCATGGTCGTAGCGCGGTGATTGCACCGTTGGCACTGACCATCTTCGTCTGGGTCTTCCTGATGAACGCCGTCGACCTGATCCCGGTCGACTGGATTCCTCAGCTGGCCATCCTGATCTCCGGCGATCAGCACATTCCATTCCGTGCGGTTTCGACCACGGACCCTAACGCCACCCTGGGCATGGCCCTGTCGGTGTTTGCGTTGATCATTTTCTACAGCATCAAGATCAAGGGCATCGGCGGCTTCATCGGCGAACTGACCCTGCACCCGTTTGGCAGCAAGAACATCTTCGTTCAAGCCCTGCTGATCCCGGTGAACTTCCTGCTGGAATTCGTAACCCTGGTTGCCAAGCCGATTTCCCTGGCCTTGCGACTGTTCGGCAACATGTATGCCGGCGAGCTGGTGTTCATTCTGATCGCTGTGATGTTCGGCAGTGGTCTGCTCTGGCTTAGCGGCCTGGGCATTGTTCTGCAGTGGGCGTGGGCTGTGTTCCACATCCTGATCATCACCCTGCAGGCGTTTATCTTCATGATGCTGACCATCGTCTACCTGTCGATGGCGCACGAAGAGAACCATTAA
- the atpD gene encoding F0F1 ATP synthase subunit beta, with translation MSSGRIVQIIGAVIDVEFPRDSVPSIYNALKVKSDAGTTLEVQQQLGDGVVRTIAMGSTEGLKRGLEVTDSGAAISVPVGKATLGRIMDVLGNPIDEAGPIDTEERWGIHRPAPSFAEQAGGNDLLETGIKVIDLVCPFAKGGKVGLFGGAGVGKTVNMMELIRNIAIEHSGYSVFAGVGERTREGNDFYHEMKDSNVLDKVALVYGQMNEPPGNRLRVALTGLTMAEKFRDEGNDVLLFVDNIYRYTLAGTEVSALLGRMPSAVGYQPTLAEEMGTLQERITSTKNGSITSIQAVYVPADDLTDPSPATTFAHLDATVVLSRDIASLGIYPAVDPLDSTSRQLDPNVIGQEHYDTARGVQYVLQRYKELKDIIAILGMDELSETDKQLVSRARKIQRFLSQPFFVAEVFTGASGKYVSLKDTIAGFKGILNGDYDHLPEQAFYMVGGIEEAIEKAKKL, from the coding sequence ATGAGTAGCGGACGTATCGTTCAAATCATCGGCGCCGTTATCGACGTGGAATTCCCACGCGACAGCGTACCGAGCATCTACAACGCTTTGAAAGTCAAAAGCGATGCAGGCACCACCCTGGAAGTTCAGCAGCAGCTGGGCGACGGCGTGGTTCGTACCATTGCAATGGGTTCCACCGAAGGCTTGAAGCGCGGTCTGGAAGTCACTGACTCTGGCGCAGCCATCTCCGTACCCGTCGGTAAAGCGACCCTGGGCCGGATCATGGACGTCCTCGGTAACCCGATCGACGAAGCCGGTCCAATCGACACCGAAGAGCGCTGGGGCATTCACCGTCCTGCGCCTTCCTTCGCGGAACAAGCGGGCGGCAACGACCTGCTGGAAACCGGCATCAAGGTTATCGACCTGGTTTGCCCGTTCGCCAAGGGCGGTAAAGTCGGTCTGTTCGGTGGTGCCGGTGTAGGCAAAACCGTAAACATGATGGAACTGATCCGTAACATCGCCATCGAGCACAGCGGTTATTCCGTGTTCGCCGGTGTGGGTGAGCGTACTCGTGAGGGTAACGACTTCTACCACGAGATGAAGGATTCCAACGTTCTGGACAAAGTGGCACTGGTTTACGGTCAGATGAACGAGCCGCCGGGAAACCGTCTGCGCGTAGCACTGACCGGCCTGACCATGGCCGAGAAGTTCCGTGACGAAGGTAACGACGTTCTGCTGTTCGTCGACAACATCTATCGTTACACCCTGGCCGGTACTGAAGTATCCGCACTGCTGGGCCGTATGCCTTCCGCAGTAGGTTACCAGCCGACCCTGGCCGAAGAGATGGGTACTCTGCAAGAGCGTATCACTTCGACCAAAAACGGTTCGATCACCTCGATCCAAGCGGTATACGTACCTGCGGATGACTTGACTGACCCGTCGCCAGCGACCACGTTCGCCCACTTGGACGCCACCGTCGTACTGTCCCGTGACATCGCCTCCCTGGGTATCTACCCAGCGGTCGATCCACTGGACTCGACTTCGCGCCAGCTGGACCCGAACGTCATCGGCCAGGAACACTACGACACCGCTCGCGGCGTCCAGTACGTTCTGCAGCGTTACAAAGAACTGAAGGACATCATTGCGATCCTGGGTATGGACGAGCTGTCGGAAACCGACAAGCAGTTGGTATCCCGCGCTCGTAAGATCCAGCGCTTCTTGTCGCAGCCGTTCTTCGTGGCTGAAGTCTTCACCGGTGCCTCGGGTAAATACGTTTCCCTGAAAGACACCATTGCTGGCTTCAAAGGCATCCTCAACGGTGACTACGACCACCTGCCAGAACAAGCGTTCTACATGGTCGGCGGCATCGAAGAAGCGATCGAGAAAGCCAAGAAACTGTAA
- a CDS encoding ParA family protein codes for MAKVFAIANQKGGVGKTTTCINLAASLVATKRRVLLIDLDPQGNATMGSGVDKHGLENSVYDLLIGECDLAQAMHFSEHGGYQLLPANRDLTAAEVVLLEMQMKESRLRSALAPIRENYDYILIDCPPSLSMLTLNALVAADGVIIPMQCEYFALEGLSDLVDNIKRIAELLNPNLQIEGLLRTMYDPRLSLMNDVSAQLKEHFGDQLYDTVIPRNIRLAEAPSYGMPALAYDKSSRGAIAYLALAGEMVRRQRRNSRTAAAQPT; via the coding sequence ATGGCTAAGGTATTCGCGATAGCGAACCAGAAAGGTGGCGTGGGCAAAACCACCACCTGCATCAACCTCGCAGCATCCCTGGTCGCTACCAAGCGTCGGGTGCTGTTGATCGATCTCGATCCACAGGGCAACGCCACCATGGGTAGCGGTGTGGATAAACACGGCCTGGAAAACTCGGTCTATGACTTGCTGATTGGCGAGTGCGACCTGGCCCAGGCCATGCATTTCTCCGAGCACGGCGGTTATCAACTGCTGCCGGCCAACCGCGATTTGACCGCGGCGGAAGTGGTGCTGCTGGAAATGCAGATGAAAGAAAGCCGTCTGCGCAGCGCGTTGGCGCCGATCCGCGAGAATTACGACTACATTTTGATCGACTGCCCGCCGTCGCTGTCGATGCTGACGTTGAACGCATTGGTCGCCGCCGACGGGGTGATTATCCCCATGCAGTGCGAGTACTTCGCGCTGGAAGGTCTGAGCGACCTTGTGGATAACATCAAGCGTATCGCCGAGTTGCTCAACCCGAACCTGCAAATCGAAGGCCTGCTGCGGACCATGTATGACCCGCGCCTGAGCCTGATGAACGATGTGTCGGCACAGCTCAAGGAACACTTCGGCGATCAGCTCTACGACACCGTGATTCCACGCAACATCCGCCTGGCCGAAGCGCCAAGCTATGGCATGCCCGCGCTGGCGTACGACAAGTCATCCCGCGGCGCCATTGCCTATCTGGCTCTGGCCGGCGAGATGGTTCGTCGTCAACGCCGCAATTCACGCACCGCTGCAGCCCAGCCAACTTAA
- a CDS encoding F0F1 ATP synthase subunit delta — MAELTTLARPYAKAAFEHAQAHQQLASWSAMLGLAAAVSQDDTMQRVLKAPRLTSADKAATFIDVCGDKFDVKVQNFIHVVAENDRLPLLPEIAALFDLYKAEQEKSVDVEVTSAFALNQEQQDKLAKVLSARLDREVRLQVAEDATLIGGVIIRAGDLVIDGSIRGKLANLAEALKS, encoded by the coding sequence ATGGCAGAATTGACCACGTTGGCCCGACCTTACGCTAAGGCAGCCTTCGAGCACGCCCAGGCCCACCAGCAGCTGGCCTCTTGGTCAGCCATGCTCGGCCTGGCTGCAGCAGTGTCGCAAGACGACACCATGCAGCGCGTGCTCAAGGCCCCGCGACTGACGAGCGCAGACAAGGCCGCCACGTTTATTGACGTGTGCGGCGACAAGTTTGATGTAAAAGTGCAGAACTTCATCCACGTCGTTGCCGAAAACGACCGTCTCCCGCTTCTGCCGGAGATCGCCGCTCTGTTTGACCTGTACAAGGCCGAACAAGAGAAATCGGTAGATGTTGAAGTGACCAGTGCTTTTGCATTGAACCAAGAACAGCAAGACAAACTCGCCAAGGTTCTCAGTGCACGACTCGACCGGGAAGTGCGCCTGCAAGTTGCGGAGGATGCCACCCTGATTGGTGGTGTCATCATTCGCGCCGGCGACCTGGTTATCGATGGCTCGATTCGCGGCAAACTCGCGAATCTTGCCGAAGCATTGAAATCTTGA
- the rsmG gene encoding 16S rRNA (guanine(527)-N(7))-methyltransferase RsmG, with amino-acid sequence MSSLVTSQHAEELSTGARQLGVDLTEAQHELLLGYLALLIKWNKAYNLTAVRDPDEMVSRHLLDSLSVMPFIENGRWLDVGSGGGMPGIPLAILFPESQVTCLDSNGKKTRFLTQVKLELKLDNLQVIHSRVEAFTPEQPFNGIVSRAFSSMENFSNWTRHLGDRDTRWLAMKGVHPSDELLALPADFHLDSEHALAVPGCQGQRHLLILRRTA; translated from the coding sequence TTGAGTTCGTTGGTCACCTCGCAACACGCCGAAGAGTTATCCACAGGTGCTCGCCAGCTTGGCGTCGACCTGACCGAAGCCCAGCACGAGTTGCTGCTGGGTTATCTGGCCCTGTTGATCAAATGGAACAAGGCTTACAACCTCACTGCGGTGCGTGATCCGGACGAAATGGTTTCTCGCCATCTGCTCGACAGCCTCAGCGTGATGCCGTTTATCGAAAACGGCCGTTGGCTCGACGTTGGCAGCGGGGGCGGCATGCCCGGCATCCCGTTGGCAATCCTGTTTCCCGAGTCGCAGGTGACGTGCCTGGACAGCAACGGCAAGAAAACCCGCTTCCTGACCCAGGTCAAACTCGAACTCAAGCTGGATAACCTGCAAGTTATCCACAGTCGCGTCGAAGCCTTCACGCCTGAACAGCCTTTCAACGGAATTGTTTCCCGGGCCTTCAGCAGCATGGAGAACTTCAGCAACTGGACCCGCCACCTTGGCGACCGCGATACCCGTTGGCTGGCAATGAAGGGCGTTCATCCAAGCGACGAGCTGTTAGCATTGCCGGCAGACTTCCACCTCGATAGCGAACACGCCTTGGCCGTACCCGGTTGCCAAGGCCAACGCCATCTGCTGATACTGCGCCGCACGGCATGA
- a CDS encoding F0F1 ATP synthase subunit epsilon gives MAMTFHCDIVSAEGEIFSGQIESVIAHGELGDLGINFGHAPLITSLKPGPITLTKLGGEREVFYISGGFLEVQPNMVKVLADTVQRAADLDEASAQEAVKAAEKALNEKGADFDYGSAAARLAEAAAQLRTVQQIRKKFGG, from the coding sequence ATGGCTATGACATTCCATTGCGATATCGTCAGCGCGGAAGGGGAAATCTTCTCCGGTCAGATCGAGAGTGTGATTGCACACGGCGAACTGGGCGACCTGGGTATTAACTTTGGCCACGCGCCATTGATTACATCCTTGAAGCCTGGTCCGATCACTCTGACCAAGCTGGGCGGGGAAAGGGAGGTGTTTTACATCTCCGGTGGTTTCCTCGAGGTTCAGCCGAACATGGTCAAGGTACTTGCCGACACCGTGCAACGTGCTGCCGACCTGGATGAAGCCTCCGCTCAGGAAGCCGTCAAGGCTGCCGAGAAGGCCCTGAACGAAAAAGGCGCAGATTTCGACTACGGTTCTGCTGCTGCACGTCTGGCCGAGGCCGCAGCTCAGCTGCGCACCGTCCAGCAGATCCGCAAGAAGTTTGGCGGCTAA
- a CDS encoding ParB/RepB/Spo0J family partition protein: MAVKKRGLGRGLDALLSGPTVTSLEEQAVQADERELQHLPLDLIQRGKYQPRRDMDPQALEELANSIKAQGVMQPIVVRPIGAGRFEIIAGERRWRASQQAGKETIPAMVRDVPDETAIAMALIENIQREDLNPIEEAIALQRLQQEFKLTQQEVADAVGKSRVTVSNLLRLIALPEVIKTMLSHGDLEMGHARALLGLPENQQVEGARHVVARGLTVRQTEALVRQWLSGKPAPVETAKPDPDIARLEQRLAERLGSAVQIRHGKKGKGQLVIGYNSLDELQGVLAHIR, translated from the coding sequence ATGGCCGTCAAGAAACGAGGTCTCGGACGTGGACTGGATGCACTGCTGAGTGGTCCGACTGTCACTTCGCTCGAAGAACAAGCGGTGCAGGCTGACGAGCGTGAGCTGCAGCACCTGCCGCTGGACCTGATCCAGCGCGGCAAATACCAGCCGCGCCGGGACATGGACCCCCAGGCGCTGGAAGAGTTGGCGAATTCGATCAAGGCCCAGGGTGTGATGCAGCCGATCGTGGTGCGCCCGATTGGTGCGGGCCGCTTTGAAATCATCGCCGGCGAACGCCGCTGGCGCGCGAGCCAACAGGCTGGCAAGGAAACCATCCCGGCGATGGTGCGCGATGTGCCGGATGAAACCGCCATCGCCATGGCGCTGATCGAGAACATCCAGCGCGAAGACCTCAATCCGATCGAGGAAGCGATCGCGCTGCAGCGTTTGCAGCAGGAATTCAAACTGACCCAGCAGGAAGTCGCGGATGCGGTGGGCAAGTCACGGGTTACCGTGTCCAACCTGCTGCGTCTGATCGCGCTGCCGGAAGTCATCAAAACCATGCTTTCCCATGGCGACCTGGAAATGGGTCATGCCCGTGCTTTGCTCGGTTTGCCGGAAAATCAACAGGTTGAGGGGGCGCGACACGTTGTCGCACGAGGCCTCACCGTTCGTCAGACCGAGGCCCTGGTTCGCCAGTGGCTCAGTGGCAAACCTGCACCGGTCGAAACCGCCAAACCTGATCCGGATATTGCACGACTGGAGCAGCGCCTGGCCGAACGCCTAGGCTCTGCGGTGCAAATTCGCCACGGCAAGAAAGGCAAAGGGCAATTGGTCATCGGATATAACTCATTGGATGAGCTTCAGGGCGTCCTTGCCCACATCCGCTGA